Proteins co-encoded in one Periophthalmus magnuspinnatus isolate fPerMag1 chromosome 20, fPerMag1.2.pri, whole genome shotgun sequence genomic window:
- the pola1 gene encoding DNA polymerase alpha catalytic subunit — translation MAPVSNPDKDMDVPDCDDGGGLAKSRSRREKREKFGRKSALEQLKKAKKGEKIKYEVEEFTSVYEEVDEEEYSKMVRDRQEDDWIIDDDGTGYVEDGREIFDDDLEEDVVETKKGKAGAKGAESKKNTKKTSVSKPNTIKSLFMNSNVKRPAEKDVDLSKDDLLGDILQDLHSEKSSALTPPPVVTLKKKKALGSPMNPFSIKSPKESPSGAKAKVIRPPPPDPAPQPPTPVPSRTVEKGKAKVEQPEEEVNNAMALDEVDFDEPMDVADEAEKPVMKEELEPEVKTAPAQTTVKVQPKEEPQDPVLFNFESTWGQDEETAPAEVQVDPSQLPLVEGPEGEMVFRFYWLDAFEDPYTQPGVVYLFGKVWIESAQSHVSCCVSVKNIERTMYLLPREFKVNPKTGEASDTPVRIMDIYHEFNELSEKFKIMKFKSKKVEKNYAFEIPDVPTQCEYLEVRYSAELPPLPSDLKGETFSHVFGTNTSSLEHFLLSRKIKGPCWLDIKTPQLMSQPVSWCKVEALALRTDLISVVRDLPPPPVTVMSISLKTVQNPKTHQNEIVSLAALIHCRFHMDKAPPQPPFQTHFCVVSKPTDCIFPYDFSDAVKKKNGKVEIAGTERTLLGFFLAKMHKIDPDVLVGHDIFGFDLEVLLQRINVCKVPHWSKIGRLRRTNMPKLGGRSSFAEKNATCGRLVCDVEISAKELIRCKSYHLTELVAHVLKMERPTVPQENIRNLYSDSPHLLYLLELTWTDAKLILQLMCELNVLPLALQITNIAGNVLSRTLMGGRAERNEYLLLHAFNEKNYIVPDKPSFRKVQQEQVEGEEDVGKRKKKAAYSGGLVLDPKVGFYDKFILLLDFNSLYPSIIQEFNICFTTVEREVYNSQKKKKVDEGIEEIPEIPDSSLEMGILPKEIRKLVERRKQVKQLMKQQQDLNPDLYLQYDIRQKALKLTANSMYGCLGFSYSRFYAKPLAALVTHKGREILMHTKDMVQKMNLEVIYGDTDSIMINTNSKSLEEVFKLGNKVKAEVNKLYKLLEIDIDGVFKSLLLLKKKKYAALVVEQHGEGRYTLKQELKGLDIVRRDWCDLAKECGNYVIGQILSDQSRDVIVENIQKHLVEMGEKVAAGAIPLTLFEIHKALTKDPQDYPDKKSLPHVHVALWINSQGGRRVKAGDTISYVICKDGSTLPASQRAYALEQLQKQESLSLDTQYYLAHQVHPVVSRICDPIEGIDNVLIATWLGLDPGQFRAQQQHQREEEADGTLGAPVQLTDEERYRDCERFTFTCPQCGTDNIYDNVFEGAGLKLEPSLMRCCHIPCGSRPIDYTVNISNKLLLDIRRHIKKYYSGWLVCEDLACQNRTRRIPIAFSRHGPICPACTRATLRPEYSEKALYNQLCFYRFIFDWEHAVNKVLPPDDKSRANHYNSEKDVYRRLKEVPDKALAISGYSEINLSKLFQAFSFLK, via the exons ACGACGGAGGTGGGCTGGCCAAATCTCGCTCTAGacgtgaaaagagagagaagtttGGGAGGAAATCTGCTTTGGAGCAActtaaaaaagctaaaaaaggaGAGAAGATAAAATATGag GTGGAAGAATTTACCAGTGTCTATGAAGAGGTGGATGAAGAAGAATACTCGAAAATGGTACGAGATCGACAGGAGGATGACTGGATTATTGATGATG ATGGAACAGGCTATGTGGAGGATGGGAGAGAAATCTTTGATGATGATTTGGAAGAAGATGTAGTAGAAACTAAGAAAG GAAAAGCAGGAGCTAAAGGTGCAGAGTCAAAGAAGAATACCAAGAAAACATCAGTGTCCAAACCAAATACCATCAAAAGCCTGTTCATGAACAGTAATGTGAAAAGGCCTGCAGAG AAAGATGTAGATCTTTCCAAAGATGACCTCTTAGGTGATATCCTACAAGATCTGCACTCTGAG aaatCCTCTGCActgactcctccacctgttgtTACCTTGAAGAAAAAGAAGGCTCTTGGATCACCCATGAATCCATTTTCTATTAAATCTCCAAAG GAGTCACCTTCAGGGGCAAAAGCCAAAGTGATTCGCCCTCCGCCACCTGATCCAGCCCCACAGCCCCCTACACCCGTTCCATCACGAACGGTGGAGAAGGGGAAAGCTAAAGTGGAGCAGCCTGAAGAAGAAG TAAACAACGCTATGGCACTTGATGAGGTGGACTTTGATGAGCCAATGGATGTCGCTGATGAGGCAGAGAAACCAGTTATGAAAGAAGAACTTGAGCCTGAAGTAAAAACAGCCCCTGCCCAAACGACAGTGAAAGTCCAGCCCAAAGAAGAGCCTCAAGATCCTGTTCTCTT CAATTTTGAAAGTACATGGGGACAAGATGAAGAGACTGCACCAGCTGAAGTACAGGTCGATCCAAGCCAACTTCCCCTGGTGGAGGGGCCAGAGGGAGAGATGGTGTTCAGATTCTACTGGCTAGATGCCTTCGAAGACCCATACACTCAACCAG GCGTGGTTTACTTGTTTGGAAAAGTATGGATAGAATCTGCACAATCTCACGTCAGCTGCTGCGTGTCAGTTAAAAATATTGAGCGGACCATGTACCTCCTCCCTCGTGAATTT AAGGTGAACCCTAAAACTGGTGAGGCCTCTGACACACCTGTCAGGATAATGGACATTTACCATGAGTTTAATGAGCTCTCAGAGAAGTTCAAGATCATGAAATTTAAGTCCAAG aaagTCGAGAAAAATTATGCTTTTGAAATTCCTGATGTGCCCACTCAATGTGAATACTTGGAAGTGCGCTACTCT GCTGAACTCCCACCGCTGCCATCAGACCTCAAGGGGGAGacattttctcatgtttttggAACCAACACATCAAGTTTGGAGCACTTTCTTCTGAGCAGAAAGATTAAAGGCCCGTGTTGGCTGGATATCAAGACTCCAC AGCTGATGAGCCAGCCAGTGAGCTGGTGTAAAGTTGAGGCTCTGGCCCTCAGGACAGATCTCATCTCTGTGGTTCGAGACCTACCTCCTCCTCCAGTCACTGTTATGTCCATCAGCCTCAAGACCGTCCAGAATCCCAAGACGCACCAAAATGAG attGTGTCTCTTGCTGCACTTATTCACTGTCGCTTTCATATGGATAAAGCTCCTCCTCAACCTCCCTTCCAGACTCACTTTTGTG tcgtCAGtaaacccacagactgtattttTCCCTATGACTTCAGTGATGCTGTGAAAAAGAAG AATGGAAAAGTGGAAATAGCTGGTACAGAGCGCACACTGCTTGGATTTTTCTTGGCCAAGATGCACAAAATAGATCCTGATGTACTAGTT GGGCATGACATTTTTGGCTTTGACCTTGAAGTGTTGCTCCAAAGAATTAATGTGTGCAAGGTGCCACACTGGTCCAAGATAGGACGTCTGAGGAGGACCAACATGCCCAAACTAGGG GGCCGCAGTAGTTTTGCAGAGAAGAACGCCACTTGTGGTCGGCTGGTCTGTGACGTGGAGATTTCGGCTAAAGAGCTGATTCGCTGCAAAAGCTACCATCTGACAGAGCTGGTGGCACATGTGCTCAAGATGGAAAGGCCGACTGTGCCACAGGAAAACATCAGGAATCTTTACAG TGACTCTCCTCACCTGCTGTATCTGTTGGAGTTGACATGGACTGACGCAAAGCTGATCCTCCAACTCATGTGTGAACTCAATGTCCTGCCTCTTGCTCTACAGATCACCAACATTGCTGGCAACGTTTTG TCTCGAACTCTGATGGGAGGTCGAGCTGAGAGAAACGAGTATCTCCTGCTTCATGCCTTTAATGAAAAGAACTACATTGTTCCTGACAAACCCTCCTTCCGAAAAGTCCAACAAGAAcag GTTGAAGGTGAAGAGGATGTGGGCAAGCGGAAAAAGAAGGCTGCTTATTCTGGTGGTCTGGTTTTGGATCCCAAAGTCG GTTTCTATGATAAGTTCATCCTGCTGCTCGACTTCAACAGTCTGTATCCATCGATTATTCAAGAGTTCAACATATGCTTCACcactgtggagagggaagtctacAATagtcagaaaaagaaaaaagtg GATGAAGGCATAGAGGAGATACCTGAGATTCCTGATTCCAGTCTGGAAATGGGAATTCTGCCCAAAGAAATAAGAAAACTTGTTGAAAGACGTAAACAGGTCAAACAACTCATGAAACAGCAACAAGACCTGAATCCAGATCTATATCTACAG tACGACATTCGCCAAAAAGCTTTGAAACTGACAGCAAACAGTATGTATGGTTGTCTTGGATTCAGCTACAGTCGATTCTATGCCAAACCACTTGCTGCTCTGGTCACACATAAGGGCAGAGAG atTCTGATGCACACCAAAGACATGGTTCAGAAG atGAATCTGGAAGTCATCTATGGAGACACCGACTCTATTATGATCAATACAAACAGCAAATCTTTGGAGGAGGTCTTCAAACTCGGCAACAAG GTGAAAGCTGAAGTGAACAAGCTTTACAAATTGCTGGAGATTGACATTGATGGTGTGTTTAAGTCGCTCTTACTgttgaagaaaaagaaatatgCAGCTCTTGTAGTGGAGCAACACGGTGAGGGGCGATATACTCTCAAACAGGAGCTCAAAGGCTTGGACATCGTGCGCAGAGACTGGTGTGATCTGGCCAAGGAGTGTGGCAA CTACGTCATTGGTCAGATCTTGTCCGACCAGAGCCGTGACGTCATCGTGGAGAACATCCAAAAACATCTGGTGGAAATGGGAGAGAAGGTCGCAGCTGGAGCTATACCCCTCACCCTGTTTGAGATCCACAAG GCTCTGACTAAAGATCCGCAGGACTATCCCGACAAAAAGAGTCTTCCTCATGTCCACGTGGCTCTGTGGATCAACTCCCAGGGCGGACGCCGCGTGAAAGCCGGAGACACTATCTCTTATGTCATCTGCAAA GACGGCTCCACTCTTCCAGCCAGTCAGAGAGCCTATGCTTTGGAGCAGCTTCAGAAACAGGAGTCCCTCTCTCTGGACACTCAGTACTACCTGGCCCACCAGGTCCACCCTGTAGTGTCCCGCATCTGTGACCCCATCGAGGGTATCGATAATGTGCTCATTGCCACATGGTTGG GTCTTGACCCGGGACAGTTCAGGGCTCAGCAGCAGCaccagagggaggaggaagccgACGGGACACTGGGTGCCCCTGTGCAGTTAACAGACGAGGAGCGCTACAGAGACTGTGAGAGGTTCACCTTCACCTGCCCACAATGCGGAACAGACAACATTTACGACAATGTGTTTGAAGGAGCA GGATTAAAGTTGGAGCCCAGCTTGATGCGCTGCTGTCACATCCCCTGTGGAAGCCGCCCCATCGACTACACAGTCAACATCAGCAACAAACTTCTACTTGACATTAGACGCCACATCAAAAAATACTATTCA